One window of the Gambusia affinis linkage group LG13, SWU_Gaff_1.0, whole genome shotgun sequence genome contains the following:
- the papolg gene encoding poly(A) polymerase gamma isoform X1, whose protein sequence is MKEMSSSMPGGQQPQKHYGITSAISLAPPREIDHLYTKKLCDAMKPFGVFEDEEELNHRLAVLGKLNNLVKEWIAEISELKNLPPSAISCVGGKIFTFGSYRLGVHTKGADIDALCVAPRHVERIDFFQSFFEKLKQHEEIKDLRAVEDAFVPVIKFNFDGIEIDLLFARLALQSIPDNLDLRGDSILKNLDIRCIRSLNGCRVTDEILYLVPNKENFRLTLRAIKLWAKRRGIYSNILGFLGGVSWAMLVARTCQLYPNAVAATLVHKFFLVFSKWEWPNPVLLKQPEDSNLNLPVWDPRVNPSDRYHLMPIITPAYPQQNSTYNVSTSTRTIMTEEFKHGLSVTDEILQGKAEWPKLFEPPNFFQKYKHYIVLTASASTEENHLEWIGLVESKIRVLVGNLERNEYITLAHVNPQSFPGSKENRNENDFVSMWFIGIIFKKVENAESVNIDLTFDIQSFTDTVYRQANNINMLKDGMKIEATHVKKKQLHQYLPPELVQKKKRSIAELNRNSNGGSSKRISLDSSHLDSSRDTDSGTPFSSPSSKALKPAPDADEGASPPKQLFLETSPAPSAAAATPQASAAAAAAVSSSAAAAEPAASAAATEQDAARCSPPAESSISGVLSDAVKPSAASSPKEEPNGLEEPPAAATKRPHSPTQDDLAKRNKDADAAPSDDSTFKEPYPPSSDCSPHGEAPSTPPHSGSKAKPIPTIDTSRTQRLPSMELPDASSPLPASNSCRVVKNSIKLALNRHNVTPPKPPVFEETLSPDAPAAGEEKGMSIPVIGSNLLSSVEHAAPKHTAPPVGSSIPTLVSRVADPLNGATSKRPHSPSVEEQAKRLKETEKARIHIA, encoded by the exons ACTCGCTGTTCTTGGGAAGTTGAATAACTTAGTTAAAGAATGGATCGCAGAGATCAGTGAATTAAAG AACCTTCCACCGTCTGCTATTAGTTGTGTTGGAGgaaagatttttacatttggttCATACAGACTTGGAGTTCACACAAAAG GAGCTGATATTGATGCCTTGTGTGTGGCGCCGCGGCACGTAGAGAGAATTGACTTTTTCCAGTCTTTCTTTGAGAAATTGAAACAGCATGAAGAGATCAAAGACCTCAGG GCTGTTGAAGACGCTTTTGTACCGGTGATAAAATTCAATTTTGATGGGATTGAG ATTGACCTGCTTTTTGCCAGATTGGCCTTACAGTCCATTCCAGACAACCTGGACCTGAGGGGCGACTCCATCCTGAAGAACTTGGACATTCGATGCATCCGAAGCCTCAACG GTTGTCGAGTAACGGATGAAATTTTATACCTTGTGCCAAACAAAGAGAACTTCAGGTTGACGTTGAGAGCCATCAAACTCTGGGCGAAAC GTCGAGGGATCTACTCCAACATCCTGGGTTTTCTGGGTGGAGTTTCGTGGGCCATGCTGGTGGCCCGGACCTGCCAGCTCTACCCCAACGCCGTAGCCGCCACACTCGTCCATAAGTTCTTCCTGGTTTTCTCAAAATG GGAATGGCCGAATCCTGTGCTACTGAAACAACCTGAGGACAGTAATCTCAATTTACCTGTTTGGGACCCCAGA gtgaaCCCGTCTGACAGATACCACCTGATGCCCATCATCACGCCCGCGTACCCCCAGCAGAACTCCACCTACAACGTTTCCACGTCGACACGCACCATTATGACGGAGGAGTTCAAACACG GTCTCAGCGTCACAGACGAGATTCTGCAAGGCAAAGCAGAATGGCCGAAGCTCTTCGAACCACCCAACTTTTTCCAAAAGTACAA GCATTACATTGTTCTTACTGCCAGTGCATCCACAGAAGAAAACCACTTAGAATG GATCGGCCTCGTAGAGTCAAAGATCCGCGTTCTGGTGGGGAACCTGGAGAGGAATGAGTACATCACGCTGGCTCACGTCAACCCGCAGTCTTTCCCCGGCTCCAAAGAGAACCGCAACGA AAACGACTTTGTCTCCATGTGGTTTATTGGAATCATATTCAAGAAGGTGGAGAACGCAGAGAGCGTGAACATCGACCTTACGTTTGACATCCAGTCCTTCACAGACACGG TGTACAGACAAGCTAATAACATCAACATGCTGAAAGATGGGATGAAAATCGAGGCGACGCACGTGAAGAAGAAACAACTCCATCAGTATCTCCCCCCCGAACtggtgcagaagaagaaaagg AGCATAGCGGAGCTGAACCGAAACTCGAACGGTGGAAGTTCGAAGCGGATCTCCCTGGACAGCAGCCACCTGGACAGCTCCAGAGACACCGACTCGGGGACGCCCTTCAGCTCCCCGAGCAGCAAAGCCCTCAAACCAGCGCCGGACGCAGACGAAGG AGCGAGTCCACCAAAGCAGCTTTTCCTGGAGACGTCTCCAGCGCCGAGCGCAGCCGCCGCCACGCCTCAGGCCAgtgcggcggcggcggcggccgtGTCATCGAGTGCAGCAGCGGCGGAACCGGCTGCATCCGCTGCAGCTACAGAGCAAG ACGCCGCTCGCTGCTCGCCGCCGGCCGAATCGTCCATCAGCGGCGTCCTGAGTGACGCGGTGAAGCCCAGCGCCGCCAGCAGCCCCAAGGAGGAGCCCAACGGCCTGGAGGAGCCCCCCGCCGCCGCCACCAAGAGGCCGCACTCGCCCACGCAGGACGACCTCGCCAAGAGGAACAAGGACGCGGAT GCAGCGCCCAGCGACGACTCGACGTTCAAGGAGCCGTACCCGCCGTCGTCGGACTGCAGCCCTCACGGCGAGGCGCCCAGCACC CCGCCTCACTCTGGATCAAAGGCCAAACCCATTCCAACCATCGATACCTCGAGAACGCAG AGACTTCCCAGCATGGAGCTGCCTGACGCCTCGTCGCCGCTGCCGGCCAGCAACAGCTGCCGCGTCGTGAAAAACTCCATCAAGCTTGCGCTCAACCGTCACAA CGTCACGCCGCCCAAGCCGCCGGTGTTTGAGGAAACGCTCAGCCCAGACGCTCCGGCCGCCGGTGAAGAGAAGGGCATGTCCATTCCCGTCATCGGATCAA ATCTTCTTTCCTCGGTAGAACATGCGGCCCCTAAGCACACAGCGCCCCCTGTTGGCAGCTCCATCCCCACCCTGGTCAGCCGAGTCGCCGACCCCCTGAACGGCGCGACCTCTAAACGACCCCACTCCCCTTCGGTGGAGGAGCAGGCGAAGCGGCTGAAGGAAACAGAGAAAGCCCGGATTCACATAGCCTGA
- the papolg gene encoding poly(A) polymerase gamma isoform X2, with product MKEMSSSMPGGQQPQKHYGITSAISLAPPREIDHLYTKKLCDAMKPFGVFEDEEELNHRLAVLGKLNNLVKEWIAEISELKNLPPSAISCVGGKIFTFGSYRLGVHTKGADIDALCVAPRHVERIDFFQSFFEKLKQHEEIKDLRAVEDAFVPVIKFNFDGIEIDLLFARLALQSIPDNLDLRGDSILKNLDIRCIRSLNGCRVTDEILYLVPNKENFRLTLRAIKLWAKRRGIYSNILGFLGGVSWAMLVARTCQLYPNAVAATLVHKFFLVFSKWEWPNPVLLKQPEDSNLNLPVWDPRVNPSDRYHLMPIITPAYPQQNSTYNVSTSTRTIMTEEFKHGLSVTDEILQGKAEWPKLFEPPNFFQKYKHYIVLTASASTEENHLEWIGLVESKIRVLVGNLERNEYITLAHVNPQSFPGSKENRNENDFVSMWFIGIIFKKVENAESVNIDLTFDIQSFTDTVYRQANNINMLKDGMKIEATHVKKKQLHQYLPPELVQKKKRSIAELNRNSNGGSSKRISLDSSHLDSSRDTDSGTPFSSPSSKALKPAPDADEGASPPKQLFLETSPAPSAAAATPQASAAAAAAVSSSAAAAEPAASAAATEQDAARCSPPAESSISGVLSDAVKPSAASSPKEEPNGLEEPPAAATKRPHSPTQDDLAKRNKDADAAPSDDSTFKEPYPPSSDCSPHGEAPSTPPHSGSKAKPIPTIDTSRTQRLPSMELPDASSPLPASNSCRVVKNSIKLALNRHNVTPPKPPVFEETLSPDAPAAGEEKGMSIPVIGSKHAAPKHTAPPVGSSIPTLVSRVADPLNGATSKRPHSPSVEEQAKRLKETEKARIHIA from the exons ACTCGCTGTTCTTGGGAAGTTGAATAACTTAGTTAAAGAATGGATCGCAGAGATCAGTGAATTAAAG AACCTTCCACCGTCTGCTATTAGTTGTGTTGGAGgaaagatttttacatttggttCATACAGACTTGGAGTTCACACAAAAG GAGCTGATATTGATGCCTTGTGTGTGGCGCCGCGGCACGTAGAGAGAATTGACTTTTTCCAGTCTTTCTTTGAGAAATTGAAACAGCATGAAGAGATCAAAGACCTCAGG GCTGTTGAAGACGCTTTTGTACCGGTGATAAAATTCAATTTTGATGGGATTGAG ATTGACCTGCTTTTTGCCAGATTGGCCTTACAGTCCATTCCAGACAACCTGGACCTGAGGGGCGACTCCATCCTGAAGAACTTGGACATTCGATGCATCCGAAGCCTCAACG GTTGTCGAGTAACGGATGAAATTTTATACCTTGTGCCAAACAAAGAGAACTTCAGGTTGACGTTGAGAGCCATCAAACTCTGGGCGAAAC GTCGAGGGATCTACTCCAACATCCTGGGTTTTCTGGGTGGAGTTTCGTGGGCCATGCTGGTGGCCCGGACCTGCCAGCTCTACCCCAACGCCGTAGCCGCCACACTCGTCCATAAGTTCTTCCTGGTTTTCTCAAAATG GGAATGGCCGAATCCTGTGCTACTGAAACAACCTGAGGACAGTAATCTCAATTTACCTGTTTGGGACCCCAGA gtgaaCCCGTCTGACAGATACCACCTGATGCCCATCATCACGCCCGCGTACCCCCAGCAGAACTCCACCTACAACGTTTCCACGTCGACACGCACCATTATGACGGAGGAGTTCAAACACG GTCTCAGCGTCACAGACGAGATTCTGCAAGGCAAAGCAGAATGGCCGAAGCTCTTCGAACCACCCAACTTTTTCCAAAAGTACAA GCATTACATTGTTCTTACTGCCAGTGCATCCACAGAAGAAAACCACTTAGAATG GATCGGCCTCGTAGAGTCAAAGATCCGCGTTCTGGTGGGGAACCTGGAGAGGAATGAGTACATCACGCTGGCTCACGTCAACCCGCAGTCTTTCCCCGGCTCCAAAGAGAACCGCAACGA AAACGACTTTGTCTCCATGTGGTTTATTGGAATCATATTCAAGAAGGTGGAGAACGCAGAGAGCGTGAACATCGACCTTACGTTTGACATCCAGTCCTTCACAGACACGG TGTACAGACAAGCTAATAACATCAACATGCTGAAAGATGGGATGAAAATCGAGGCGACGCACGTGAAGAAGAAACAACTCCATCAGTATCTCCCCCCCGAACtggtgcagaagaagaaaagg AGCATAGCGGAGCTGAACCGAAACTCGAACGGTGGAAGTTCGAAGCGGATCTCCCTGGACAGCAGCCACCTGGACAGCTCCAGAGACACCGACTCGGGGACGCCCTTCAGCTCCCCGAGCAGCAAAGCCCTCAAACCAGCGCCGGACGCAGACGAAGG AGCGAGTCCACCAAAGCAGCTTTTCCTGGAGACGTCTCCAGCGCCGAGCGCAGCCGCCGCCACGCCTCAGGCCAgtgcggcggcggcggcggccgtGTCATCGAGTGCAGCAGCGGCGGAACCGGCTGCATCCGCTGCAGCTACAGAGCAAG ACGCCGCTCGCTGCTCGCCGCCGGCCGAATCGTCCATCAGCGGCGTCCTGAGTGACGCGGTGAAGCCCAGCGCCGCCAGCAGCCCCAAGGAGGAGCCCAACGGCCTGGAGGAGCCCCCCGCCGCCGCCACCAAGAGGCCGCACTCGCCCACGCAGGACGACCTCGCCAAGAGGAACAAGGACGCGGAT GCAGCGCCCAGCGACGACTCGACGTTCAAGGAGCCGTACCCGCCGTCGTCGGACTGCAGCCCTCACGGCGAGGCGCCCAGCACC CCGCCTCACTCTGGATCAAAGGCCAAACCCATTCCAACCATCGATACCTCGAGAACGCAG AGACTTCCCAGCATGGAGCTGCCTGACGCCTCGTCGCCGCTGCCGGCCAGCAACAGCTGCCGCGTCGTGAAAAACTCCATCAAGCTTGCGCTCAACCGTCACAA CGTCACGCCGCCCAAGCCGCCGGTGTTTGAGGAAACGCTCAGCCCAGACGCTCCGGCCGCCGGTGAAGAGAAGGGCATGTCCATTCCCGTCATCGGATCAA AACATGCGGCCCCTAAGCACACAGCGCCCCCTGTTGGCAGCTCCATCCCCACCCTGGTCAGCCGAGTCGCCGACCCCCTGAACGGCGCGACCTCTAAACGACCCCACTCCCCTTCGGTGGAGGAGCAGGCGAAGCGGCTGAAGGAAACAGAGAAAGCCCGGATTCACATAGCCTGA